GATTTAAATTTAAAAGAGATAAATCTTCTTCCTAATTTAAATAAATGTTTTAAAATGTTAGTAGAAAATTCTGTTTTTGTAGAAAGAATTGGAATAGATTTAATGAATAAAGTAAACCTAGCAATTGAAAAATATAAAGAAGAAATAAATAAAAAAACAGATAATTTTCTTATCCATTGTGATTTTAAAAGTTCCAACCTTTTGGTAACACAAGATGAAAAAATATATGTTACAGACTGGGAATATTTAGGATATGGAAATAGATATTTTGATATAGGGTTATTCTTTAGATATAAAAATCTTTTTACTCAAAAAGATATGAAAATATTCTTTGATGAATATAATAAAAATGCAAAAATTCAACTTGATGAAAACTGGATTGAAATAGGAACTTTATGTAATGTTATAAGCTTGATGGAGATGTTAGGCAGAAAAGAAGAAGCTATTAAAAAGAATACCAGTATAAAAAAATTGATAGAAAAAGAAATAAATTTTTTAATTAAAAAATAAGAAGACTGATCTGAAAGGCAGGAATTAAAATTATTCAAACCTTTTTGATCAGTCTGTTTATTAATTTTTCTTTTTAAAAAAATCTTTAAATGATCTCTTAGGAGTTACATCTTTCATTTCTTCTTGTTGTTTTCTATAATTTGACCAGTTAGGATCATTTTTCATATTTTTTTTAAGCTGACTCATATATTTATAAGTAGCTTTTGTATCATTATATTTTTTTGCTACATTATATTTGATATCTTTCAGTGTGGTAACAAAGCCAACAGCCACATCTTTTACATTATAGATAAGTTTTTTATCAAAAGTATATTTGTATATATTTCCACAATGTGGACATTTATATTTAGCTGTTTTATCTGATATCTTCATTTTTTTCTGACAAGAAGGACAGAGAATAACTATTTTTTTCATATTATATCTCCCTAAAATTAATTTATTTGATGTAGTAATTTTAACAGAGAAATATAATGTTTTCAAGCTTAAAAATATGATAAAATAAAAAATAGTAATAATTGATATATAGTTAGGAGGTACAATGAACTTAGATATAATAAAAAAACTAAAAAAAACTGAGTTATTTTCTAATATAGAAGAAAAGGATATAATAAAATATTTTACTGGAATAAAATATGAAATAAAAAAATACTCTCAAGATGAAAATATAGCTTTCAGAGGAGATGAAGTAAAAGGGTTATATATAAATTTAGAAGGAAAAGTTGCAACAGAAATGCTAAAAGAAAGTGGGGAAGTAAAAAGGATAGAAGAAATAGATAGTTTTTCTCTTTTAGCTACAGCATTCATTTTTGGAAATAAAAACAGATTTCCTGTAGATTTAAATACTATAACTTCTACTTCTATATTTTACATAGAAAAAGATGAACTTATACAGTTATTAAAAAAAGATGATAGATTATTGAAAAGATTCTTAGATGAAATAAGCTGTAAGGCTCAATTTTTATCAAATCATCTTTGGAATAATTTTGCTAATAAAACCATAGGTGAAAAATTCAGTCAATATATTTTAGAAAATCAAAAAGATGGTTATTTTCAAATGAAAATAACTGTAAAAGATTTAGCAGAATATTTTGATGTAAGCCGTCCATCTCTTTCAAGAGTAATAAAATTTTT
Above is a window of Fusobacterium sp. DNA encoding:
- a CDS encoding Crp/Fnr family transcriptional regulator, which produces MNLDIIKKLKKTELFSNIEEKDIIKYFTGIKYEIKKYSQDENIAFRGDEVKGLYINLEGKVATEMLKESGEVKRIEEIDSFSLLATAFIFGNKNRFPVDLNTITSTSIFYIEKDELIQLLKKDDRLLKRFLDEISCKAQFLSNHLWNNFANKTIGEKFSQYILENQKDGYFQMKITVKDLAEYFDVSRPSLSRVIKFFLEENILEKIEKGRYKIIDMEKLRAQ
- a CDS encoding phosphotransferase; this translates as MENHWERFAEINRVNTGEAADIMKKMDNDIRITDCKLITKGLRNTNYVINTSAEKFFLRICVDEKLSKNEEIAFRILREKIMMPKLILAFSHIVKNEKKRIMIYEYIESTTLDEYLEKNGKFSENILKNIAFLLSELHNIRDLNLKEINLLPNLNKCFKMLVENSVFVERIGIDLMNKVNLAIEKYKEEINKKTDNFLIHCDFKSSNLLVTQDEKIYVTDWEYLGYGNRYFDIGLFFRYKNLFTQKDMKIFFDEYNKNAKIQLDENWIEIGTLCNVISLMEMLGRKEEAIKKNTSIKKLIEKEINFLIKK